The genomic interval TTGAGGAAGAGCTGCTTGGAAAGCATTTTAGCCAATCTGTATCATGGTAGATGTAAAAGAGAATCACAATTTAAGTTTAAAACCACAGTCCAATGTAACATTTCAGGCAGTTAATTGATTGAAattaagtaaataatttttatgagCGGGTCTGAAAGCCTTAGGAAGTCGACAATGAAGTGGGTGCTCTCAACAGAGAAGTGCAAACCCTCCAGTAGTTTCAGTTCTTCTTCTGCATCTTTGCACACGTTTTAATTCAAATCAGTCCAAAATATGTATACAGCCTTAGGCTTGGCTCGAGAAGTTTAACATTAATTCTTTTCCAAATCAAATCTGTGCTCATAGGAGAACATGTGACTAAAGTACGTGCCCAAATTCAGTTTTACTTGAGCTTTTCTCAGTGTTCTTTGTATCCGTGTGTTCACTTTGTCTTTTAACTCATTTCCTTACAGTAAAATTTCTTGAAGTAATCAAGCCCTTCTGTGTTATCTTGCCTGAAATCCAAAAGCCAGAACGGAAGGTAAGTTAATAAACTCGTCCTAATTCTGTATTTGTGTAATATAAAATGTTTACAGCTTAGTTTGcgtttgtggggttttcttttatttttcttcttgggtGAATGGCAGTTTTAGGCACGATGGTTTTCAGCAGAGTGCTTGTCTAGTACATCCTGTCCTGTGAATATGCTTATACAGAATATATTTGCTGATAAATGCAGTTGTGTAGATGTGGTTATGCCATAACAGTGAGTGGTGAGACGCTGAAAGGAGTAGTTTAAAATAGCAACTTGAAAATCTTTGCTTCTCAAATTCCAATCTAAGATTATTTGCTAAAATAagcttctctgtatttttatttttttctcactagAGAGCCTTTTTTATGAAAACTAAAAGTTATTTCTGTGAAGTGCTAGAATTACCTACCATTGGCATAAGCTTATTTATTTGGATTAACGTTTCAATAAAGCTTATTTTCCTTGGCTTTATATAGTACAAAAAGGATGAAGAGTGACTTATTTTCTTTAGGATATCCTGTACTTGGTCCCTTCACAAGAAAATAACGTGAGCTGTAGCTACTCTGGAAGTTTGCCTGATTGACTAGACCTTGTTATCTCGACAGCTTTACTGTCTTTggttgttgttgattttttaaaatttttccttTAGATTCAGTTTAAGGAGAAGGTGCTATGGACAGCTATCACACTCTTCATCTTCCTAGTATGCTGCCAGGTATGATTCTTTCCCTTGTTTTTAAGGAAGAGCTGGAATGGTCAGAGGATGTTACAAAGTCTCTAATTAAATTCCATTTTCCTCTGTTGGTTGGAAATGCAGATTCCCTTGTTTGGTATCATGTCGTCAGACTCAGCAGATCCTTTCTACTGGATGAGAGTGATTTTGGCATCAAATAGAGGTATGGTTAGTCTTTCTGGAGGGCAGTTTTTAATTTGGACCACAACATTTTTGGACTCATTCTTACCTTACGTTCTGCtttaaagaagataaaaaccagagcaaagaGGGAAAAGACATTTCATATATTATGTAAAATCACAACCCAGTGTAGCATTGGGAAAAGCACAGTTTTGTGGACAAAATGGGTTTATGGTTGGCCGTATGCAATCTATTATCTGTACAAAAATTAAGGAGCATTTTGGGGGAAAAGTGTCGGGGAGAGACAGTTCCTAGTTACCAGCATCGCTGCTGTTGCAGTCTTCTGATTTGTGTTTCAAATACTTATACTGTGGTTTTCTGTCTCACAGAATATTAAAATTCATGGTAGTTTATCGAAACGTCAGTTTCTTACAGAGGCTTTTTAATGCAGGTGTGAACTAAAAATTGTGACAGTTTTCCAAGTTCACTTTGTCATTATATATAATTTGGGATATCTGTCAGTTCACATCACGATGAGATGTGCATATATGCATGGAACGTGGGGCAATCCTGAAGAAAATTTGgattttcctgttaaaaattACAAATAGTAAAGTGATTGATTGTCAGAGGCAGAAAGCAAATTCCTACCTCACTTTCTGAGAGCAAAAGTCTTTTTCAGCAAACACAGTTTTTAAGGTACTGAGAAGTTTGCTTATCAGACTGACCTTTAACAAGCTTCTGATATCATCGAAACCTTTGATGTTTATGGAGATTGGGAGTTTTAGATCTTCTCCATCGTCATGTaaagggtggaaaaaaagaaacttggaACTTGAAAGGCACCTGGGTACAGCACAtcccattattttctttcattgttcacCCTGTACCTGCAGGTACGTTGATGGAACTGGGCATTTCACCGATTGTCACTTCTGGGCTCATCATGCAGCTCTTGGCAGGTGCCAAGATAATTGAAGTTGGGGACACCCCGAAGGACAGAGCTCTCTTCAACGGAGCACAGAAACGTGAGTAATGGCTGGTACTAAAGGCTGATGTTTTAGTGCGTCTAACCCTGAAAATAAGAGTCAACTCACTACGTGGTGAACGTTGGAGTCAGATAGCTGGGTTTCTGTCATGTGGTGTGTTTATGCTGTGCCACAGACTTCTGTGTTTCATGGGTTTTTTACTGACTGCTCTCTGGCTTGTTAGCTGTTAAGCTTCGAAAAggtttgaaaaggaaaagtaCTGGTGCAGTTGGCATTGCTGCTCTAATCGCATTGGGTAAACTAAGAAATACAGAGACTAGGGGACCAGCCTTTGAACTGTGGTGGTCAGGGTTAACCTAAAAAAAGTTAGTATCGATTAAGATGTTTGGAGTAGTTTTTACCTTGCAGTTTCCAGCGTGGGTCTTTCTCAGCAATAAGAGATCTCTGTGCTCAGTCAATAAATGACTTAGCTAAAGGATCCTCCAATTTTTAGCTATTTGATGCTGTACCATGCTACTTACTGATGtgcttactggaaaaaaaacaatctaaATTGCTAAGGTAATATCTTAACTCCCGCCCAGGTTTCAATATCTAAAGCAGTCTTCGGTAACCAAACACACTTCCTTTTAAGTGTGTTTCTGAAGTGTCtgtgtatttgtattttcaatGCCAGATTTCAAACAACAACCTTAACTTGCCATTGAATTCAAATGTCCTGTGATTTGTGTATTCATTCCCAACTTTCTTTACAAAGAAGGGATTTCTATTTAAATTATATAATTGAATGATATAATAAGTTAATATGTAGtatatgcttataaatatatatataaaaatatatactttaaaTGTGTAAATTATACAAATACTTTCAATTATATATTGAATTATAGAATATAACAATAATATAATTGCCAATAACATAAATCTCCAGAACAAAtacatacttctttatttttattctacagTGTTTGGAATGATCATTACCATCGGACAGTCTATTGTCTATGTGATGACTGGAATGTATGGAGACCCATCTGAGATGGGTGCTGGTATCTGCTTGCTTATCACAATCCAGGTAATTTCTAATCCTCCCTATTTACTCTTCCTCTGAAAGGGTCAAAAGATCAGCCGTATGGACTCCCTGCCCCcacatgcagagaaaaaagatCAAATTGTGACTGCTTGCTCATTTATACTCATCTTTTAAGACAAGTTATTTTTCTAACAACAATTTAAAGAGGATGAGACTAAcgctgtatttctttctttttttgactgTAGCTTTTTGTCGCTGGATTGATAGTTCTGCTCTTGGATGAGCTCCTCCAGAAGGGATACGGGCTGGGTTCTGGCATCTCTCTTTTCATTGCTACCAACATCTGTGAGACAATTGTCTGGAAAGCGTTCAGCCCCACCACCGTGAACACGGGACGAGGTGATGTGGCACAGTCTGTTTCCTTTACTTGCATTAGGATGGAATTATTTtctcaaatgaaacaaaaaacccaagtaGCTTCTCCCTactattcttttaaaattccaACTCATTACATTCTTGTGTAGAATAGTACAATGatcatttaaaatagaaaaatgtcagTTGTGGAAAAGTCTTAACTTTGCACAAAAAGGCAAAGTGTTTTTTTTGCAGTATGTTAACTTCAATGGCAAATGCTGTTACTACCGTCTCAGCTACGTAGTTGCCATATAGTGAAACTTAATACAGCAAGTGCTCCTGTGCACGGTGCAAGTACGaagacatttctttttcattttgtagtATCTCACAAGATGTTCCCTGAACTTGAATTTTTTCCAGTGCCTCCATTAAAACTCAACAATAGTACACTGCCCTCGTGTTACGGTTGTGCCCAACTTACTGACAAACACaatctgtttctttctgctccttGCAAGTCTTACTCTTTGTCCCAAAGACCTTATTCTCCAAACCTGACAGGAGGTGATCTTGTTTGGTGCTTTATAATAGGAAACATAACTGAGATTATCACATTTGCTGTAATACAAACAATAATTAGTGTGTCTCGCCGTGAATGACACTAGAAAGCATGCTGcctccttcattttttttggtttttggtttattttttttacggtgtggagaaggaaagagggaaataaCTTGGTGAATGTCAATCTTTCTAGACACCAATAAAGTTATCCCGTTTGCCTGTTGGGTTATGATTTAGTTTCTAGACCACTACAGggggatttaaaaaataatcttggaAATAACATGGCTAATATGAAGGATGATAGTAGTAGAATTAAGCGTGTGCTCAAGATGCAAAAGACTTGGAGAAATCCTGTTCCGCATGCTGTATTTCAGCAGTATGCCTGATGGGACAGAGCACTGAAGTTTGGAGATAATCACAGCACGCCTCACTtgtggtttcttttcctttccaaggcATGGAATTCGAGGGAGCCATCATCGCTCTGTTCCATCTGCTGGCTACTCGTACAGACAAAGTCAGAGCTCTTCGAGAGGCCTTTTACCGCCAGAATCTCCCCAACCTTATGAATCTGATTGCCACCATCTTTGTCTTTGCTATTGTGATTTATTTCCAGGTCAGTTGGATTAAAGAGGGCTATACAGCTATGGAAGTAGATCTGTAATCTGCTTCCTTTTAcaggaaattatattttcacttCTCTGGTGCCTTCAGAAGACTCATTTTTGTGCCTGCAACATCTGGATGTTAATTTAATACTAGTTTCTTTAAATCACTTCCCACACTTCCTGTAGCTACGCTAAAGACTTGAGGCATACTTggttctctgaaaaaaataagtgaatgtgtatatataatattGCCTAAAGCAAATGCTCTTGCTTTTTGCTGGAAAATACTTTGGAGTCTTTAAGCCTGTAAGTCTCTTACTGTTTCTTGCAGCAAACTGCTGAAGAATAACAAAAGTTTTGCGTagtttcagtgtttcttttcctggaCGCTATGTCCGGTCTCCTTGAAGCTTC from Columba livia isolate bColLiv1 breed racing homer chromosome 10, bColLiv1.pat.W.v2, whole genome shotgun sequence carries:
- the SEC61A1 gene encoding protein transport protein Sec61 subunit alpha, with amino-acid sequence MGIKFLEVIKPFCVILPEIQKPERKIQFKEKVLWTAITLFIFLVCCQIPLFGIMSSDSADPFYWMRVILASNRGTLMELGISPIVTSGLIMQLLAGAKIIEVGDTPKDRALFNGAQKLFGMIITIGQSIVYVMTGMYGDPSEMGAGICLLITIQLFVAGLIVLLLDELLQKGYGLGSGISLFIATNICETIVWKAFSPTTVNTGRGMEFEGAIIALFHLLATRTDKVRALREAFYRQNLPNLMNLIATIFVFAIVIYFQGFRVDLPIKSARYRGQYNTYPIKLFYTSNIPIILQSALVSNLYVISQMLSARFSGNLLVSLLGTWSDTSSGGPARAYPVGGLCYYLSPPESFSSVLEDPVHAVVYIVFMLGSCAFFSKTWIEVSGSSAKDVAKQLKEQQMVMRGHRETSMVHELNRYIPTAAAFGGLCIGALSVLADFLGAIGSGTGILLAVTIIYQYFEIFVKEQSEVGSMGALLF